The proteins below are encoded in one region of Prosthecobacter dejongeii:
- a CDS encoding HoxN/HupN/NixA family nickel/cobalt transporter, which yields MTDITQLIQSGSAHVWFYIPVAILLGALHGLEPGHSKTMMAAFIIAIRGTVWQAALLGLSAAISHSLLIWVLAALALHYGGQWNADHTEPYFHIASALMIFGLAVWMFNRTRREVAEAQAHDHRDGHGHTHEQPAKTQSTEPNQWNAHSHSHPATPRLLAGEKLTPSGLILPASMNTSAVPSVSLKQGPHGGMLLDTGHGWLEVCIFENGVPPRFRIYPCKASGDIVPLPKGTQLGIETARIDGRSEKFTFDAKESFWEATSKLSEPHEFLAIISLGHSDHAHTYRLRFIEAEHAPVAVEEPEDDGVEYQDAHERAHAQDIAKRFANRTVTTPQIVLFGITGGLMPCPAAFTILVVCLQIKKVVLGFALVAAFSFGLALTMVVVGAIAAWSVQHAHRKIRGFSEWMRRAPYISCALLVLLAAFMAWQGWQGLHGHVGPGH from the coding sequence ATGACTGACATCACCCAACTCATCCAAAGTGGCAGCGCCCATGTATGGTTCTACATTCCTGTCGCCATTCTACTTGGGGCATTGCATGGATTGGAGCCAGGTCACTCCAAGACGATGATGGCCGCTTTTATCATCGCCATTCGTGGTACCGTCTGGCAAGCCGCACTGCTTGGTTTATCAGCGGCGATTTCGCACTCCCTGCTCATCTGGGTGCTAGCTGCACTTGCCCTGCATTATGGCGGCCAATGGAATGCTGATCATACAGAGCCTTATTTTCATATTGCCTCCGCCTTGATGATCTTCGGTCTCGCCGTTTGGATGTTCAACCGCACCCGTCGTGAAGTAGCTGAAGCCCAAGCTCACGATCATCGAGATGGTCATGGCCATACGCATGAACAGCCTGCAAAAACACAGTCCACTGAACCCAATCAATGGAATGCTCACTCACATTCGCATCCAGCCACACCGCGCCTCCTTGCAGGCGAAAAGTTGACTCCAAGCGGTCTCATCCTTCCCGCAAGCATGAACACGTCAGCAGTGCCGTCCGTTTCACTTAAACAGGGGCCACACGGCGGCATGTTGCTCGATACCGGCCATGGCTGGTTGGAAGTTTGTATCTTTGAAAACGGCGTGCCTCCACGCTTCCGCATTTACCCATGCAAGGCCTCTGGCGATATCGTGCCGCTGCCTAAAGGAACACAGCTTGGTATTGAAACCGCCCGTATTGATGGGCGTTCTGAAAAGTTCACATTTGATGCAAAAGAAAGTTTTTGGGAAGCCACGTCCAAATTGTCAGAACCGCATGAGTTTCTAGCCATAATCAGTCTTGGTCATAGTGACCACGCACACACTTACCGTCTGCGTTTCATCGAGGCCGAGCATGCCCCTGTTGCAGTTGAAGAGCCTGAAGACGATGGGGTCGAATATCAGGATGCGCATGAACGTGCCCACGCCCAGGATATCGCCAAACGCTTTGCCAATCGCACGGTTACCACGCCTCAAATTGTGCTCTTTGGCATTACGGGCGGCCTTATGCCTTGTCCCGCTGCGTTCACGATTTTAGTCGTGTGCCTCCAGATCAAAAAAGTCGTGCTCGGATTCGCTCTGGTGGCAGCCTTCAGCTTTGGCTTGGCTCTCACCATGGTTGTAGTAGGAGCTATTGCTGCCTGGAGTGTTCAGCATGCGCATCGGAAGATTCGTGGATTCAGCGAATGGATGCGTCGTGCCCCTTACATCTCCTGTGCACTTCTCGTCTTGCTCGCTGCTTTCATGGCTTGGCAAGGCTGGCAGGGACTCCACGGGCATGTTGGACCTGGACATTAA
- a CDS encoding DUF1259 domain-containing protein has translation MKPTTMLFTFVTCITFTASALDNTKIEQITGLKGTLNEAEKVFKVTYPRGDLGVAVDKWNIPAFMGLTTWAAFTDGNASATMVMGDFVLMQDEVNPVMSSLLESGLSVTALHNHFFFDEPKAYFMHIAGEGSLEQLAKGVRAGLDKMKEIRASSPQPAKSFGNAIPDKNSITAAPLLAVLGGKPQEKEGMVKFTIGRIAKMSCGCEIGKEMGVNTWAAFAGTDDNAVVDGDFACLEGELQGVLRTLRAGGIHIVAIHHHMTMENPRYIFLHYWGLGKAAELASKLKTALDVQAK, from the coding sequence ATGAAACCGACCACGATGCTTTTCACATTCGTCACCTGCATCACGTTCACTGCATCGGCTTTGGACAACACCAAAATTGAGCAGATAACCGGGCTCAAGGGCACTCTGAACGAGGCGGAAAAAGTATTCAAAGTGACCTACCCACGTGGTGACCTTGGCGTAGCAGTGGATAAATGGAATATCCCCGCCTTCATGGGGCTGACGACCTGGGCTGCTTTTACAGATGGCAATGCGTCGGCGACAATGGTCATGGGCGACTTCGTGTTAATGCAGGACGAGGTGAATCCTGTGATGAGCTCGCTGCTTGAATCAGGACTGTCTGTAACCGCGCTGCACAATCACTTTTTTTTCGATGAACCTAAGGCGTACTTTATGCATATCGCAGGCGAAGGCTCTTTGGAGCAACTTGCTAAAGGTGTGCGTGCCGGCCTAGACAAGATGAAGGAAATTCGCGCCTCATCTCCGCAGCCAGCGAAGTCATTTGGCAACGCCATTCCTGACAAAAATTCCATCACTGCTGCTCCACTTCTGGCGGTGCTAGGCGGGAAACCACAGGAGAAAGAGGGCATGGTGAAATTTACTATCGGTCGCATTGCAAAGATGTCCTGCGGTTGCGAGATTGGCAAAGAGATGGGAGTGAACACCTGGGCAGCGTTTGCTGGCACGGATGACAATGCCGTAGTTGATGGTGACTTCGCCTGCCTGGAAGGCGAGCTTCAAGGAGTGCTCAGAACCCTGCGTGCGGGCGGCATCCACATCGTTGCCATCCATCATCACATGACGATGGAGAATCCACGTTACATCTTCCTTCATTACTGGGGACTCGGCAAAGCTGCGGAGCTTGCTAGTAAGCTCAAGACTGCTCTTGATGTGCAAGCCAAATAA
- a CDS encoding MFS transporter gives MNTTSTSLWHHRAFQQLFWAHALSLVGSGLCSLALGLLAHELVGASASSVLGITLAIRIAVIVLCSPWAGKLADHFGARRLMVASDLMRTAVVIGFFFADAVWQIYALAVLLNLGSAIFTPIYRAVIPGVVSAEQYPRALAIGSIAYDASNILGPSLAALVIAVAGFRGNFILDAVTFLGSAALLYGLPRLAIETTTDAKKAPTSVRHGLTAMFQRKPLRESLFLAFQTSIGGAFVIVATVNFVKNDLHLSDSAYAWVMASFGVGSVVAALIYSKLSISGRDAAVIACAPVMLGALVVVALLPQYSILFIAWWLIGMSYSILGIRGSELLAANSDGAERAHIYAAHFALSHAGWGLTYPLAGFTTTAIGFGLTAWVFAALIALVSAPMWLSGRARLPDGH, from the coding sequence ATGAACACAACATCTACATCCCTTTGGCATCATCGCGCGTTTCAGCAACTTTTCTGGGCGCACGCGCTCAGTTTGGTGGGAAGCGGCTTGTGTTCACTGGCACTCGGTCTGCTGGCTCATGAGCTAGTCGGTGCATCCGCATCTTCGGTGCTGGGCATCACGCTCGCGATTCGCATTGCGGTGATCGTTCTCTGCTCCCCTTGGGCGGGAAAGCTGGCCGATCACTTTGGTGCACGCCGCCTCATGGTGGCGTCTGACCTCATGCGGACAGCCGTGGTTATCGGCTTCTTCTTTGCCGATGCCGTATGGCAGATCTACGCCCTGGCGGTGCTGTTGAATCTTGGTTCTGCCATTTTCACACCCATTTACCGGGCCGTCATTCCTGGCGTGGTCAGCGCAGAGCAGTATCCGCGTGCTCTTGCCATCGGCTCCATCGCCTATGATGCCTCCAACATCCTCGGTCCCTCGCTTGCGGCGTTGGTCATCGCAGTGGCGGGCTTTCGCGGAAACTTCATCCTGGACGCTGTCACCTTCCTCGGCAGCGCAGCCCTGCTTTATGGCCTACCACGTCTTGCTATCGAGACGACGACCGATGCCAAGAAAGCACCGACCTCTGTGCGCCACGGACTCACCGCCATGTTTCAGCGGAAACCCTTGCGTGAGTCGCTTTTCCTGGCCTTTCAGACCAGCATCGGCGGAGCCTTTGTCATCGTAGCCACGGTGAACTTCGTGAAGAACGACCTCCACCTCAGCGATTCCGCCTACGCCTGGGTGATGGCCTCCTTCGGTGTCGGCTCCGTTGTTGCCGCATTAATCTACAGCAAACTTTCCATCAGCGGACGAGATGCCGCTGTCATCGCCTGTGCCCCGGTCATGCTCGGGGCGCTGGTCGTCGTAGCACTACTGCCACAATATTCTATTTTGTTCATTGCATGGTGGCTCATCGGCATGAGCTACAGCATTCTCGGCATCCGTGGCAGTGAGTTGCTAGCTGCGAACAGCGATGGAGCCGAACGCGCCCACATTTACGCCGCGCACTTCGCCCTCAGCCATGCAGGCTGGGGCCTTACGTATCCGCTGGCAGGCTTCACCACCACCGCCATCGGCTTCGGACTCACCGCCTGGGTTTTTGCCGCGCTTATCGCACTCGTTTCTGCCCCCATGTGGCTTTCAGGCAGAGCACGTTTGCCTGATGGGCATTGA
- a CDS encoding HupE/UreJ family protein, translated as MKIITFLFANLLLTLTASAHGISDADKQGILEGGNLEYLKLGATHMLSGYDHLLFLFGVIFFLTKFKDIVKFITAFTLGHCITLVFATLLHIQANFYLIDAVIALTVCYKAFDNLDGFRKYIGIQSPNLLTAVFLFGLIHGFGLSTRLQQLPLGQEGLVLRILSFNVGVEVGQIIALAVMGLFLAQWRTRPSFLQFSKAANVLLMAAGLLLLLMQLHGYQHTRFADDFPLNKDEHFHIHENMDTNRDLETAQTAP; from the coding sequence ATGAAAATTATCACATTCCTTTTCGCGAATCTGCTCCTCACATTAACCGCCTCCGCGCACGGCATTTCCGACGCGGACAAGCAGGGCATCTTGGAGGGTGGCAATCTTGAATACCTCAAGCTGGGAGCCACCCACATGCTCAGCGGTTACGACCATCTCCTGTTTTTGTTCGGCGTGATTTTCTTTCTCACGAAGTTCAAAGACATCGTGAAGTTCATCACCGCATTCACCCTGGGCCACTGCATCACGCTGGTCTTCGCCACGCTGCTACACATCCAGGCGAACTTCTACCTCATAGATGCCGTCATTGCTCTCACCGTCTGCTATAAGGCATTCGACAATCTCGACGGCTTCAGGAAATACATCGGTATTCAATCACCCAACTTGCTCACCGCTGTCTTTCTGTTTGGCCTCATCCATGGCTTCGGTCTATCCACCCGCTTGCAGCAGCTTCCACTGGGGCAGGAGGGACTCGTCCTGCGAATATTGTCATTTAATGTGGGTGTCGAAGTGGGGCAGATCATCGCACTCGCTGTCATGGGGCTATTCCTTGCGCAATGGCGCACAAGGCCTTCCTTCCTCCAATTCAGCAAGGCCGCCAATGTCCTACTCATGGCCGCCGGACTGCTCCTGCTGCTCATGCAACTGCACGGCTACCAGCACACCCGCTTCGCCGACGACTTCCCGCTCAATAAAGACGAGCACTTCCATATCCATGAAAACATGGACACCAATCGCGATCTCGAAACCGCTCAGACCGCGCCATAA
- a CDS encoding efflux RND transporter permease subunit — MIDSIIQFSIKQRWVILLLVLGTAILGAYNYTRLPIDAVPDITNVQVQINTEAPGYSPLEVEQRVTFAVENAMGGLPHLDYTRSVSRYGLSQVTVVFKDGTDIYFGRQLIAERLQEVKSKLPLGLEPSMGPIATGLGEIFMFTVTAEPSARNEEGKAYTPTDLRTIQDWIIKPQLRNIPGVIEVNTIGGYEKQFHVTPDPNKLVTFDVTLRQLMEALDLNNANVGAGYIEKNGEQLLIRAPGQAEGIEDLLNIIVAHRDGTPILVKDVADVVHGRELRTGAATVNGEEVVLATVFMLVGENSRTVSSRIATKLEEVNRSLPEGVQAKAVYDRTTLVDSTIETVKKNLFEGATLVIVILFLLLGNFRAALLTACVIPLSMLLTITGMVGAKISGNLMSLGALDFGIIVDGAVIIVENCIRRLAEEQHRHGRLLTRAERFEIVFAATREVRKASIFGELIIMVVYLPILTLTGIEGKMFFPMAFTVLAALGAAMILSVTFVPAAVAIFLGGRISEKENILIRTAKAIYEPLLRAAIAARGAVAAAAVILVMLCLLLASKMGSEFIPRLDEGDFALHALRIPGTSLTQAVEMQRTLEAKLGQIPEVKEIFTKLGTAEIATDPMPPSVADCFIMIKPRSEWANPNMPKSELADKVMAAAKSIPGNNYELLQPIEMRFNELIAGVRSDVAVKVFGDEMEVMEETAGQIEDVLKQVPGAVDVKMEQTTGLPVLTIAINRPMLARYGLNIADVQEVIEIAIGGKEAGQIFEGDRRFAILVRLPEKLRTDLEALKRLPIPLPKKVDGDAKLTRIAYQPKSSIATADTIPLGELAEFTLAPGPNQISRENAKRRVVVTANVRGRDIASFVGEAQKRIAEEVTVQPGYWISWGGQFENLISASQRLKIVVPVALLLILILLFSAFGSVKDALLIFTGVPMALTGGIIALWLRDIPLSISAAVGFIALSGVAVLNGVVMISFIRKLIEDGMDIDEAILGGSLTRLRPVLMTALVASLGFVPMALATGPGAEVQRPLATVVIGGILSSTLLTLLVLPALYRMFHRVTARKETSPA; from the coding sequence TGCCGTGCCAGACATCACGAATGTCCAGGTGCAGATCAACACCGAAGCACCCGGCTACTCGCCGCTCGAAGTCGAGCAGCGCGTCACCTTCGCCGTCGAGAATGCCATGGGCGGCCTTCCGCATCTCGACTACACCCGCTCCGTCTCACGCTACGGCCTCTCACAAGTCACAGTCGTGTTCAAAGACGGCACCGACATCTACTTCGGACGCCAGCTCATCGCCGAGCGTTTGCAGGAGGTGAAAAGTAAGCTGCCGCTAGGCCTGGAGCCGAGCATGGGGCCGATTGCCACCGGCCTTGGAGAAATCTTCATGTTCACCGTCACTGCCGAACCATCTGCACGAAACGAGGAAGGCAAAGCCTACACACCCACCGATCTGCGCACCATCCAGGACTGGATCATCAAGCCGCAGTTGCGAAACATCCCCGGCGTCATTGAGGTGAACACCATCGGCGGTTATGAGAAGCAGTTCCACGTCACACCTGATCCGAACAAGCTCGTCACTTTTGATGTGACGCTCCGACAGCTCATGGAGGCGCTTGACCTCAATAACGCCAACGTAGGCGCTGGCTACATCGAGAAAAATGGCGAGCAGTTGCTCATCCGCGCTCCCGGTCAGGCCGAGGGCATCGAAGACCTGCTCAACATCATTGTCGCTCATCGTGACGGCACGCCCATCCTGGTCAAAGACGTGGCCGATGTCGTGCATGGCCGCGAACTCCGCACCGGCGCGGCCACCGTGAATGGTGAGGAAGTCGTGCTCGCCACCGTCTTCATGCTCGTCGGTGAAAACAGCCGCACCGTCTCCAGCCGCATCGCCACCAAGCTGGAGGAAGTGAATCGCTCGCTCCCCGAAGGTGTGCAGGCCAAGGCTGTCTATGACCGTACCACGCTCGTGGACTCCACCATTGAGACCGTGAAGAAGAATCTCTTTGAAGGAGCCACGCTTGTCATCGTCATCTTGTTCCTCCTGCTGGGGAACTTCCGAGCCGCGTTGCTCACCGCCTGCGTCATCCCGCTTTCGATGCTGCTCACCATCACCGGCATGGTCGGTGCGAAAATCAGCGGCAACTTGATGAGTCTCGGAGCACTCGACTTCGGCATCATCGTCGATGGCGCGGTCATCATCGTCGAGAACTGCATTCGCCGACTCGCCGAGGAGCAGCACCGTCATGGTCGCTTGCTTACCCGTGCCGAGCGCTTCGAGATCGTCTTCGCCGCTACTCGGGAAGTGCGAAAGGCCAGCATCTTCGGCGAACTCATCATCATGGTCGTCTATCTGCCCATCCTCACGCTCACCGGCATCGAGGGAAAGATGTTCTTCCCCATGGCCTTCACCGTGCTAGCCGCGCTGGGTGCTGCCATGATCTTGTCCGTGACCTTTGTGCCCGCCGCCGTCGCCATCTTTCTCGGTGGACGCATCAGTGAGAAAGAGAACATCCTTATCCGCACCGCCAAGGCCATCTATGAGCCGTTGTTGCGTGCCGCCATCGCCGCTCGCGGTGCCGTCGCCGCCGCTGCCGTCATCCTCGTCATGCTGTGCCTGCTGCTCGCTTCCAAAATGGGCAGCGAGTTCATTCCGCGTCTCGATGAAGGCGATTTCGCCCTGCACGCCCTGCGCATCCCCGGCACTAGCCTCACGCAGGCCGTGGAGATGCAGCGCACACTCGAAGCCAAGCTCGGGCAGATTCCCGAAGTGAAGGAAATCTTCACCAAGCTCGGCACCGCCGAGATCGCCACCGACCCCATGCCGCCTAGCGTCGCCGATTGCTTCATCATGATCAAACCGCGCAGCGAATGGGCCAATCCGAACATGCCCAAGTCAGAACTCGCCGACAAAGTCATGGCCGCAGCCAAATCCATCCCCGGCAACAACTACGAGCTGCTCCAGCCCATTGAGATGCGCTTCAACGAACTCATCGCCGGTGTCCGCAGTGACGTGGCCGTGAAGGTCTTTGGTGATGAAATGGAAGTCATGGAGGAAACTGCCGGACAGATCGAAGACGTACTCAAACAAGTCCCTGGTGCCGTGGATGTGAAGATGGAGCAAACCACCGGCCTTCCCGTGCTTACCATCGCCATCAACCGCCCCATGCTCGCCCGCTACGGCCTGAACATCGCCGACGTGCAGGAGGTTATCGAGATCGCCATCGGCGGCAAGGAAGCCGGACAAATCTTCGAGGGCGACCGCCGTTTCGCCATACTTGTGCGCCTGCCCGAAAAGCTGCGCACCGACCTCGAAGCGCTCAAACGCCTGCCAATCCCGCTGCCAAAAAAAGTGGATGGTGACGCCAAGCTCACCCGCATCGCCTACCAGCCGAAAAGCAGCATCGCCACTGCGGATACCATCCCGCTTGGCGAGCTGGCCGAGTTCACTCTCGCCCCAGGCCCCAACCAAATCAGTCGAGAGAACGCTAAACGCCGCGTCGTCGTCACCGCGAACGTGCGCGGTCGCGACATCGCCAGCTTTGTTGGTGAAGCACAAAAACGCATCGCTGAAGAAGTCACCGTGCAACCCGGTTACTGGATCAGTTGGGGTGGACAGTTTGAAAACCTCATCTCCGCCAGCCAGCGCCTCAAGATCGTGGTGCCCGTGGCATTACTGCTCATTCTGATACTGCTGTTCAGCGCCTTCGGTTCCGTCAAAGACGCCCTGCTCATCTTCACCGGCGTGCCAATGGCCCTAACTGGCGGCATCATCGCCTTGTGGTTGCGAGACATCCCACTTTCCATCTCCGCCGCCGTCGGCTTCATCGCATTGTCAGGCGTGGCCGTGCTCAACGGCGTCGTCATGATCAGCTTCATCCGCAAGCTCATCGAAGACGGTATGGACATTGATGAAGCCATCCTCGGCGGCTCCCTGACCCGCCTGCGTCCTGTGCTCATGACTGCGCTCGTCGCCAGTCTCGGCTTTGTCCCCATGGCACTCGCTACCGGCCCCGGAGCTGAGGTCCAGCGCCCCCTCGCCACCGTTGTCATCGGTGGCATCCTCAGCTCCACACTGCTCACGCTTCTCGTGCTGCCAGCGCTCTACCGCATGTTCCACCGCGTCACCGCACGCAAAGAAACCTCACCCGCCTAA